The genomic DNA ACCGAATCGCTTTGGCGATCGGGGGCTGGCTGCTAGGGTCGGGAACGGGCGAACAAAACCTCGCGGTTGCCCGATCGCTAATCCGAGTCCGGGAACTGGTCGACGAGTACCTGGCCAGCAGCGATCCGGCGCGGCGCGAACAAATCCTCGCCGAACTGGCAAACCAGGAAGGGGCAACCCCCGAAAACGTCTCACGAATCATTCGCACCACGCGACCGCCGCTGTCGCTGCCCGAAGCGTCGGCCGATCCCGAAACACCCGGACTGTATCGCATCGCGATGCCCGCTCGTGGCGAGGTCGCTGCCCACGAATATCTGATTCAACTGCCTCCCGAATACGACCCGCTCCGCAGCTATCCCTGTATCGTCACCCTGCACCAACCCGGCCGCAGCCTCGATGAACAAATCGCTTGGTGGACAGGGTCCTACAACGCGGAACTACAGCAGCGACTGGGCCCCGCGTCGCGACATGGTTTTGTTGTGATCGCTCCCCAGTGGCAAAACGAGGACCTCTCGGGCTATCGCTTCACGCCCCGTGAACACTACCGCGTGCTCAGCTCGCTGCGCGACGCGTTGCGACGGACTTCGATCGACCCTAACCGTGTCTTCCTTTCGGGACATAGCGCCGGCGGCGCAGCGGCCTGGGATATCGCTCTGTCGCATCCCGATTTATGGGCGGGACTATTAGCGATCTCCGCCGACGCTGACAAACATATCCGACACTACTCGGAAAACGGAAAATACTTTCCACAGTACTTCGTGCTCGGCGAACTGGCCGGATACCCTGCACCGTTGATCCGCAATGGAGCGGTCCTGCAGCGTTACCTGAGGCCGCAATACGACACGATGCTGGTCAGCTACCGTGGCCGTGGCGAAGAAGATTTTCACGAAGAGATCGACGACATGCTCAAGTGGATGCAGCTCCGCAGCCACCGCCGACAACCGATCCCCCAACGGATTGAAGCATCGACGATGCGGGCCGGCGATCAATTTTTCTGGTGGCTGGAACTGAATGACCTGAAACCATCGGTCAACATCAGCCCTTTCCTGTGGGACCACGCCGATCGTCTGCGCCCCGGCGACATCAATGCCCAGATCACAGCCAACGGCGATGTACAAATCACCAGCATTCCGGCTGATTCTTGCAGCATCTTGCTCTCCCCGGAAATGGGCGTCAAGCTGGACCAACCGGTCCGAGTCTCGTGGCGTGCGAAATCGACACGACTCGCCTACGATGGCGATTTGCGAGTGATGCTGGAAGATGTCCGCACCCGCGCCGATCGCCAGCGGTTCTTCTGGGCGCGGGTCCAACTCCCCTAATCGCCTCTCCGCCGCTCGTTTTGCGCCAGCCAAGGCACTCACAATCGATCGGCCATCGCGTGAAACCGCCCTTTATCCTCCCTTGCAGCTTGACACGACGCATTGCAAACCTAGGCTTCGGTATCAAGTGTTTCATCGGCAACAAACAGGTTCACCAACGTGAACTTGTCAAACCTACGCAGGGGCGAATCGTATGTGGAAAAATCGAATCTTCGCGTCACACGACGCGAATGACGTTAGCGTCGCAGTGCTCGACCAGGCACCGGAGGCCTTCAACAGCGAATCAGCAAACCACTCACAAATCTACAATGCGCTGAACTGCTCGCAAGCGATTATCGAGTTCGACCTGCAAGGGAAGATCCTTACGGCAAACCAAAATTTTTTGAGCTGTCTTGGCTATTCGCTCGACGAAATCCGTGGCCGACACCATCGCATTTTTGTCGACCCCCACTACGCTCAATCGCCCGAATACACAAGCTTCTGGAACTCGCTTGCCAATGGTGAATTCCAATCATCGGAATACCAACGCTTCGGAAAAAACCACAAAGAAGTTTGGATTCAAGCCACGTATAATCCGGTCCGCGACGAAGAGGGCAAAATCTATAAAGTGGTCAAATTCGCGGTCGATATCAGTGCCAAGAAGTTGGCCGCGATCGATGCGGTGAACAAGACACAAGCCTGTATCGAATTTCGTCCCGACGGATCGATCCTGACCGCGAACCAGAAATTCTGCGATGCGATGGGTTACTCGTTAGACGAGATTCGCGGGCACCACCACCGCATGTTCTGCGATCCCGAATGGACGAACAGCAGCGACTACATCGCCTTCTGGAATGCGCTAGCTCGTGGCCAGTTCCAACAAAACGAATACAAACGTATCGCCAAAGGGCACCGAGAAATCTGGTTGCAAGCCACCTACAATCCGGTCTTTGACGCAAAGGGCAATGTCGAAAAGGTTGTGAAATACGCGACCGACATCTCGCACCAGATAGAAACGAAACGGCAAGCCAGCGAAGTCGGCTCGTCCATCGCAGCCAGCGTCACCGAGATGGCTCAAGCGATCGACGAGATCTCTCAAAACATCGCTCAAACCGCCAGCTTGGCCCAAACGGCAACGACCGATGCCAACGCAGCAACCCAGCGTGTCGAGGAACTGAACTCTAACAGCAAATCGATCGGCAAAGTCGTCGGCGTGATCCAAGACTTGGCGGAGCAAACCAATCTGTTGGCACTGAACGCCACGATCGAAGCGGCACGTGCCGGGGAAGCAGGCCGTGGATTTGCAGTCGTCGCGACCGAAGTCAAGCAACTGGCCACACAAACGGCCAAAGCGACCAACAGCATCGAATCGAATGTTGCCGATATTCAATCGAATATCGAACAGGTCGTTCGTTCGATCAAAGGGATTGCCGATGGCGTCTCCGAAGTCAGCACGAACACGACCACCGCCGCGGCGGCTGTCGAAGAACAATCGGTGTTGATGTCGGGACTCAGCTCCACGGCCCAAAAACTGCTGTCGATGAGCCAATGAGCAGGCAAGCCGGAACCGCTGGCTCCTTCTTCGGAGCCGCAGGTTCCTGCCGCAACGCACTTCGCTCGGCCGGGACGTCTCTCCCCGACTGCGCGAAGTTTCGTCGTGGGCAATCCGATGCCAAGGCCCTTCCATCACGCGTCGACGAGCAACGCCTTACCGCGACAGCACCGTCGGAGCTTGCAGTGTCGCCTGGTGCTGCCAGCGACGTTTGACACCCGGCTGAATGACGGACCGATCGATGTCCGTCCGCAACTCCCCCTTGCCTCGCAACTGGGTCTTCAGCGCTTGCGGGATCGTGGGGACCGGCACAAATGCGTCCCCAGGAACTTCGCTGCTGTGGATCAACATCCCCTTCGCCCGCTGCAGATCGGCGAGTGCCCGCTGCTGATTGCCGACCGCCTGTAAATAGCTCTGCTGCGACGTGACCAGCCGAGCCAGTGCCTGGAAAAACTGCTCCAACAATAGACTCACCGACGCGTCCGCCTGTGGAATCACATCGCGACGCAACCTCAAATAATCCAATTCGGTTCGCCGAGCCTGAAGTGTTCGGCTGCGCAGATCCAACACGTCGGCCGAGGCGTTTAAGGTGCGGATCGATTCGGAAACATCCAGCCGAACTTGTTCGATCGTGTCTTCATATTCCAATTGCAATCGTCGCAGCGCCAGCTGTGTCTGCCGATTGGTCGCCCGCGCGGCGCGATTGCTCAGGAAGAATTCGAGATTAAAATTCGCTTCGATCGTTGGCGACGTCTCAAGCCCGTTCGCCTTGGCACCAAACAAATTCCGCTGCCCTTCGATTCCGTTCAGCGACGATTCCAACGACACCGTCAACCGTGGCAGCAACTGGTTCAAAGAAACATGATGTTGCACCGCCGCCTCGCTAATCGCCGCGATCCGTTCGTAGACCTCGCCGCGGTTCTGCAGTGCCGCCGACAATTCGGTCCGCGGCTCAAACAAGACGCTACCGATCAGTGGTGGATGGGTCGTGATGATCTCGACATGCTCCGGATCCAGTGCCGGATCATTGACCAATCGGAATAATTGATCTTGAGCGATCCGCACCTGAACCTCCGCATCCACCAGATCCGCCTTCGCCTCCAATAGCAGCGCCCGCGCCTGTTCGATCGTGTTCTCCTGAGCGTCGATCCGACGTCGCGACTCCAACTGCATCAGCGTTTCGTGAGCCCATCGGGTTAGGGCCAATTGGACATAATAGTTGCCGCGGTTTTCGAACAGCGTCCAGTACTGGTTCAGCACTTCCTGCAATCGGCTACTGATCAAAGCTACCGACTCGGCTTGCGATTGGTCGGCTTGATAACTGGCCACCAACGCCTGGCTCAACACCACATCGCGGCCACCGTCACGCAACAACTCTTGCGAATAGACAAGACTTAGCGCCGAAATCGCTTGGTCCGATGGTTGCAACCGCCCCGAATTGTCATCCAAAAAACGGATTGATTCACGGACTTCAATCTCCCCACCGGTCGTCGTCTGCTTTCGCATCCCGGCCTGAAATTGAAGATCATCTCCCCGAATAAGCGTCTGGCCGATGCCCGCTTGATTTAGTTGGTTCACCGGCGTGTTGTTGTGCAACAACCGGTTCTCGAAAAACGTGGCCCAATCGAACTGACCAAATTCCTGATCCACCACCTGCCGGTCTTCCACCGGTTGAATCCGCAGAATCTTGACAGTCTTTGAATTGAACAACGTCCGAGCCAAGAGATCATTGACCGACAACATCACCGCCGGCCGGTCGGTCAAGATCGAAGTCGTCTTTGCACTTTCGATGATCTGAGTGATCGAGAACCGCTGAGCATCAAAATTGGGGTCGGCCAGCATCGGGTCCCTTGCCAACGGAATCGGTGCCGCAGGCTGAAGCGCCGGAGCACTTAACTGAAGGGTCGTATCCATCGACAGCGAAAGCGGTACCGAACCTGCCGCTGGCGATTCGCCAACCAAATCTCGACTCATAACGGGCAACGCCACCGGTGCGACCAATCGCTGTGTCACGGGGAAATGCAGGGTCGAGATTTGCGGCGTCGCGCCGGTCCGCCCAGCCGATGGAGTTGTCGCTTCAGACCGGGCGTGATTCGGCTTTCGGTCAACAGTCGCCGACGACGGGCGCCCACTCGCCAACGGGGATCCCTGCGGCTCACGGACCACCGGCGGAGCCGATTCAACGCGCGACGAAGTGGCAGGAAGATTCGGCTGCGACAACGAAACAGACGCTCCCGACGCCAAAGGCTCCGCAGCATCCGACTCGCTTACCGCCGCAGCCTCCCCCCGGGGCACCTTCACCAATCCCGACTCGACGGTAAATCGATGATCCCTCTGCCGTGGTGCCCCCTTGTCGACGGTACGGGCTGGATTGTTGCGATACAGGCTACGAGGAGTAATCAGCGACTCGTCGATGCCTAAATCATCGCCCCAGGCAGCGGCGCAGCAGGCAACCAAGACGCAACACAGCGCAATGCTAGCGATTCGAACTGGTGGGCGGGGTGATTCCATCGCCTCGTCAAATGTGCGGAAAGCCTATCTATCGGGCAGCCTGCGCCGAATATAACGATTAGATCGGCCGTATCGATCTCTAGCAGCCAATCGAAATTGCTCGATTCTCAGCTCTGCCTCGCGGTGAGCAATCGAAAGGTAAATGCTGGCAAACACATGTCAAACTACCTATCTTTAAACATACCGACACGCGAACCTGTACGAACGCCAGGGGTAAACTAGACTTTTCGTAGTGTTCCATGCCGCAAGGCTGGGGATCTACCGCGATTTCGAACCCGACGCGACAGATTCGCTAACGAATGCTTGCAGCCCAAGCCAAACGATGTTGATCGAGCGAGCTGCGCGACGCGGTCGCATCGCGAGCCCAAGACGCACGAATCCCATCCTGACCTGCGAAACCGATGTCCGCTGAAACCCCAACGCAATCCGATCTTCGAGCTGACTTGCCGCGGCTGCTGAGGGCGATCGCCGCAGCACCGGCACAGCCCGCCGATCCGTTGGCATCGCTCGCCCAGAGGCTGCCCGAACTTTGCAACGCGAGCGGTGCATCGGCCGGAATCCTCTGGAGTCCCGATGGCGGCGGGTTCCGCTGGCAAGCCAGCCATGGCATCGAACTGGCCGATGCCGCCCCCGACTCCGATTTCACCGCTGACATCGTCGCCAACGCCGAACAAGTCTGCGAAACGGGCCGCGCCGATATCTTTGTCACTCCCGAATCGTCCCAAGCATTCGACCATCCCGACGCTGTCGACGACGACGCAATCCGCGAACTCGTCCTGTTCCATCGCCAACTCGTCTTTCCAATCCGCCGCGACAAGCAAACGCTAGCAGTCGCCGAACTGTTTCAACCCAACGCGCTTCCCGAATCAAGCCACTGGACCTTGGCGGACCTGCAACAAGTGCAGGCCGAACTCGAACGCTCGATCGCGCCGACGCATCGGGACACGGAACCCTCCCCAAGGATTCCTGACGCCACCGCACCGCTAGCTGTGATCGCGGCGAAGGCAATTCAAGGAAACCATTCGACCGACGAACCAAGCTCACCCGACGACGAGACGGACCAAGAGATCGTTTCGGAGCACCGCGCTGCGACGGCGGATATCGCCGCGGTCTCCAAAAACGTCGCTGTCCCCGTCACGGACATCCAAGTTGATCCCATTGCAACTCCGCTTCCCCCGGTGCAGCCCGCAGGTCTCAAATCGCATGCGGCGTCTCCAGAACCTAATCAAACCGAACACGCTATCGTAGAAGTCGCCACGCCAGCCCCCATCACCAGCGTTGTGCAGTCGCCTGAATTGCAGGCTCGAGCGATGCGAGTTGCGGAGGTTGTCGGCCGCAATCTACACGAGACCGAAGTCGCCTTTGACGTCGTCAACGAATTGCACGCCTTCTTTGGCGAGGGTCGAATCAGCCTGGCGATCTTCCGCGGGCAGAGTTGTGTTGTGCGGGCGATCAGCAATCAACAGGTCTTCGACCGGCGCAGCGAATCGGTCATTGCGATCCAACGGCTCGCCACGCGATCGGCCACGGCACGCCTGGCGATCTGGTCTCCCGAGCAAGCCTCCGACATGGCTCCCGAACTGACCCGATTGCTGGACATTTACTACGAAGCGACCGATGCGCAATCGGTCGCCTTCGTCCCGCTGATTCAAAAACGCGAACCCTCCAACGATCCCAACGACCTCGCCGCGATCGTTCGCGATCGCGATGCGAATCTCGGCGACGTCGTGGGTGTCCTTGCGATCGAGGGGCTGCAGCGACCGCTGTGCCGCGACGAGATCCTGCCGATGTGGCAAGCGATCGAACTGCCCGTCGTCAACGCGGTCGCGAACGCCCGCCGCCACAACAGCCTGTTCCTGATGCCGGTCTGGAAAGAACTGGGGCACTTCACCAACCTGTTCCGCGGACACCACCGCAACAAAGCGATCGGAATCACGCTGCTGCTGGCCGCGATCATCGCCGCCCTCAGCCTCGTCCCGGCCGACTTCAAATTGCGATGCGAAGGGATCGTGCAACCGACACAGCGAAGCAAGGTCTACGCACAGACCGAAGGCGTGGTCGATCAACTACTGGTCAGCGACGGCCAATGGGTCCAACAGGGCCAAGTTCTTTTGACTCTCTCCAACCCCGCCTTATCGGCCGAGATCGCCGACGTCGAAGGCAAGCTCCGCGAGACACGGCAGAAGCTGAAAACATGCCGCTTGCAGCGACTGCTGGGCGACTTCAAAGACGACGAACAACGGCAGACCAACGTCCGCCAATGCGCCGGTTTTGAAGCGAGTCTCGGCAAGATCCAAGACCAATACGACCTTCTGCTCGAAAAGCAGGCTCAATTGCAAATC from Rosistilla carotiformis includes the following:
- a CDS encoding carboxylesterase family protein, with the protein product MLATCTRTLLWLALLPLGAIDAAERIIQLRNGLQLQGSVVELASIDQNAFQAAAEGAVEAKPIWMIDDGLRRIYLNQRAMVVPPTIIAPADTGQPILLDQRTPVAGGRVVSAVGSIFGISPFDPYGRRTFSMQGPKGPLTIHQGITELNSRYVKVEGLLSTRSYVWDMRIATSAFPSNQLNSILSNWIDQSELDGRLQLFRFYIEAGRYAAARETLKRAIKDFPEAEGLKRQLRTLIQQEASQIFDEAILRRDAGQPQFAMQMLQSFPIDDVAIETRIKVQDALRKFREDDQLAIDLSDRLTKQVEQLAPETAQPLLPLLEEIRRDLKPHTMARLSDYQRLGEVDNITLENRIALAIGGWLLGSGTGEQNLAVARSLIRVRELVDEYLASSDPARREQILAELANQEGATPENVSRIIRTTRPPLSLPEASADPETPGLYRIAMPARGEVAAHEYLIQLPPEYDPLRSYPCIVTLHQPGRSLDEQIAWWTGSYNAELQQRLGPASRHGFVVIAPQWQNEDLSGYRFTPREHYRVLSSLRDALRRTSIDPNRVFLSGHSAGGAAAWDIALSHPDLWAGLLAISADADKHIRHYSENGKYFPQYFVLGELAGYPAPLIRNGAVLQRYLRPQYDTMLVSYRGRGEEDFHEEIDDMLKWMQLRSHRRQPIPQRIEASTMRAGDQFFWWLELNDLKPSVNISPFLWDHADRLRPGDINAQITANGDVQITSIPADSCSILLSPEMGVKLDQPVRVSWRAKSTRLAYDGDLRVMLEDVRTRADRQRFFWARVQLP
- a CDS encoding TolC family protein; its protein translation is MTQRLVAPVALPVMSRDLVGESPAAGSVPLSLSMDTTLQLSAPALQPAAPIPLARDPMLADPNFDAQRFSITQIIESAKTTSILTDRPAVMLSVNDLLARTLFNSKTVKILRIQPVEDRQVVDQEFGQFDWATFFENRLLHNNTPVNQLNQAGIGQTLIRGDDLQFQAGMRKQTTTGGEIEVRESIRFLDDNSGRLQPSDQAISALSLVYSQELLRDGGRDVVLSQALVASYQADQSQAESVALISSRLQEVLNQYWTLFENRGNYYVQLALTRWAHETLMQLESRRRIDAQENTIEQARALLLEAKADLVDAEVQVRIAQDQLFRLVNDPALDPEHVEIITTHPPLIGSVLFEPRTELSAALQNRGEVYERIAAISEAAVQHHVSLNQLLPRLTVSLESSLNGIEGQRNLFGAKANGLETSPTIEANFNLEFFLSNRAARATNRQTQLALRRLQLEYEDTIEQVRLDVSESIRTLNASADVLDLRSRTLQARRTELDYLRLRRDVIPQADASVSLLLEQFFQALARLVTSQQSYLQAVGNQQRALADLQRAKGMLIHSSEVPGDAFVPVPTIPQALKTQLRGKGELRTDIDRSVIQPGVKRRWQHQATLQAPTVLSR
- a CDS encoding efflux RND transporter periplasmic adaptor subunit, coding for MSAETPTQSDLRADLPRLLRAIAAAPAQPADPLASLAQRLPELCNASGASAGILWSPDGGGFRWQASHGIELADAAPDSDFTADIVANAEQVCETGRADIFVTPESSQAFDHPDAVDDDAIRELVLFHRQLVFPIRRDKQTLAVAELFQPNALPESSHWTLADLQQVQAELERSIAPTHRDTEPSPRIPDATAPLAVIAAKAIQGNHSTDEPSSPDDETDQEIVSEHRAATADIAAVSKNVAVPVTDIQVDPIATPLPPVQPAGLKSHAASPEPNQTEHAIVEVATPAPITSVVQSPELQARAMRVAEVVGRNLHETEVAFDVVNELHAFFGEGRISLAIFRGQSCVVRAISNQQVFDRRSESVIAIQRLATRSATARLAIWSPEQASDMAPELTRLLDIYYEATDAQSVAFVPLIQKREPSNDPNDLAAIVRDRDANLGDVVGVLAIEGLQRPLCRDEILPMWQAIELPVVNAVANARRHNSLFLMPVWKELGHFTNLFRGHHRNKAIGITLLLAAIIAALSLVPADFKLRCEGIVQPTQRSKVYAQTEGVVDQLLVSDGQWVQQGQVLLTLSNPALSAEIADVEGKLRETRQKLKTCRLQRLLGDFKDDEQRQTNVRQCAGFEASLGKIQDQYDLLLEKQAQLQITSPADGQIVTWDMPQRLTARPVQPGQKLLTIADPKGPWELELKLADKRSGYLRDVIDKQPPPHGDTNDQAPDDASGLKTSYVLASHPTLVREGTIREIARSADVDEDQGNIIRVYVDIGKQPTDSEIRTRPGTEVIAHIHAGRGSIGYCKLYEFFDWAKRTWFKYV
- a CDS encoding methyl-accepting chemotaxis protein; translation: MWKNRIFASHDANDVSVAVLDQAPEAFNSESANHSQIYNALNCSQAIIEFDLQGKILTANQNFLSCLGYSLDEIRGRHHRIFVDPHYAQSPEYTSFWNSLANGEFQSSEYQRFGKNHKEVWIQATYNPVRDEEGKIYKVVKFAVDISAKKLAAIDAVNKTQACIEFRPDGSILTANQKFCDAMGYSLDEIRGHHHRMFCDPEWTNSSDYIAFWNALARGQFQQNEYKRIAKGHREIWLQATYNPVFDAKGNVEKVVKYATDISHQIETKRQASEVGSSIAASVTEMAQAIDEISQNIAQTASLAQTATTDANAATQRVEELNSNSKSIGKVVGVIQDLAEQTNLLALNATIEAARAGEAGRGFAVVATEVKQLATQTAKATNSIESNVADIQSNIEQVVRSIKGIADGVSEVSTNTTTAAAAVEEQSVLMSGLSSTAQKLLSMSQ